ACGGCGCGTCCCACCACCCCGCGCAGGACGGCAAGCCCCGCCTCGGGGGCCTCGGGCGACGTGGAAGCAGCCTCAGGCTTCGTCTGGGGCAGGGAATCGGGTGTCGCCTGGGCCGCACTCGCCGGCGCACCCAGCGCAAGCAGCGCCGCCAGGGCGGTGGGCGCCATCGAGCTGCTATAGCGGTGTGCGCGCATGCCTTCCTCCTTCGCGGCAGGGCTGAGGGGCCTGCGCACGTCCTCTATCTGGTTGCGCTATCATGGGCAGAATAACCGATCAAGCTTCGCGAGGACAGATGCAAGACAGACAGGGGATGCCGTTGCTGGCGATCCGGGACCTCAAGAAATGCTTCGGAGACCTGGTGGTGGTCGACGGGATCTCGTTCTCGCTCTCGCGCGGGGAGATCCTCGGGCTCCTGGGGCCCAACGGCGCGGGCAAGACGACGACCATCCAGATGTTGCTCGGCCTGATCACCCCGACCTCGGGCGAGATCCAGGTCTTCGGGCTCGACCTGGCGCATCACCGCCAGGCCATTCTCCAGCGGGTCAACTTCTCCTCGACCTACGTTTCCTTGCCTTACTCCCTGTCGGTGCGCGAGAACCTTCTGGTCTTCGGCCGCCTCTACGGGGTGCCGAACCTGCGGCGCAAGGTGGACGAGACCATCGAGCTGCTGGACCTCAAGGGCAAGGCCGAGCGACCCGCCAAGGAGCTCTCGAGCGGACAGCTCACCCGCCTGCACCTGGCCAAGGCGCTCTTGAACGACCCGGAGCTGCTCTTTCTCGACGAGCCGACGGCGAGCCTCGACCCCGACGTGGCCGATCGCATCCGGCACCTGCTCTTGCGGATCCGCGACGAGCGCAAGCTCTCCATCCTCTTCACCACCCACAACCTGCGCGAGATGGAGATGATGGCCGATCGGGTCGTCTTCCTCAACCAGGGCAAGATCCTGGCGAGCGGCACCCCCGCCGAGATCGTCGCGCAGTTCTCGGCCGAAGACCTGGAGGCCGTTTTCCTGAAGGTCGCGCGGGGCGAAGTGGAGGATCAGGCATGAGCGGCAGCCTTCAGCGGATCGGGGCCCTCTTCACCCGGCACGTCTACGTCATCCGGCGCACCCCCATGCGCATCGCGGAGCTCATCTACTGGCCGCTCCTCGACCTCTTGATCTGGGGCTTCCTGAGCATGTACCTCAGCCGCCTCGGCGGTGCGGGGGCCCTGCCCAACTTCCTCGCCTTCTTCTTGGGCGCGCTCATCCTGTGGGACCTGCTCTTCCGGGCCCAGCAAGGGGTCTCGATCGCCTACCTCGAAGAGGTCTGGAGCCGCAACCTCCTCAACCTCTTCGTCAGCCCGCTCTCGGTCGGCGAGTTCTTGGCCTCGACCGTGCTCATCAGCCTCGCGAAGCTCAGCCTCTCGGTGGTCATGATGTCGATCCTGGCGGGCGTCTTCTACGGCTTCAACATCCTGGTCCTCGGGTGGTCACTGGTGCCCTTCGTCGTGTGCCTGCTGCTGATGGGCTGGGCGCTCGGGATCACGACCACGGCCCTGGTGCTGCGCTTCGGGCAAGCCGCCGAGAGTCTCGCGTGGGTGCTCGCCTTCATCTTCCAGCCCCTCTCGGCCGTGTTCTACCCGGTCTCGATCCTGCCGCCCGTGATGCAGGCGCTCGCGAAACTGCTGCCCAGCGCGCACGTCTTCGAGGGGATGCGCGCGGTCATCACCACCGGGCACATCCCCCTGAACCACCTGCTCTGGGCCTTCGGGCTGGACGCGCTGTACATGGCAGGGGCGATCGCCTTCTTCTACCACACCTTCGCGGTGGTCAAGGAGCGCGGCCTGCTCGCCAAGACCGGCGAGTAA
This genomic window from bacterium contains:
- a CDS encoding ABC transporter permease translates to MSGSLQRIGALFTRHVYVIRRTPMRIAELIYWPLLDLLIWGFLSMYLSRLGGAGALPNFLAFFLGALILWDLLFRAQQGVSIAYLEEVWSRNLLNLFVSPLSVGEFLASTVLISLAKLSLSVVMMSILAGVFYGFNILVLGWSLVPFVVCLLLMGWALGITTTALVLRFGQAAESLAWVLAFIFQPLSAVFYPVSILPPVMQALAKLLPSAHVFEGMRAVITTGHIPLNHLLWAFGLDALYMAGAIAFFYHTFAVVKERGLLAKTGE
- a CDS encoding ABC transporter ATP-binding protein produces the protein MPLLAIRDLKKCFGDLVVVDGISFSLSRGEILGLLGPNGAGKTTTIQMLLGLITPTSGEIQVFGLDLAHHRQAILQRVNFSSTYVSLPYSLSVRENLLVFGRLYGVPNLRRKVDETIELLDLKGKAERPAKELSSGQLTRLHLAKALLNDPELLFLDEPTASLDPDVADRIRHLLLRIRDERKLSILFTTHNLREMEMMADRVVFLNQGKILASGTPAEIVAQFSAEDLEAVFLKVARGEVEDQA